The nucleotide window AAGATGTCTGGGGGCTCGTTTCGCTTCATGTCCCTCCAGAGGAATCTAAGGAGTGAGCAGTCTTCTGGGAGGAGCCGAACTTGGTGGAACATACTGCGGATATCTCCACTGACTGCCACCGCATGCTCCCTGAGGCGCAGCAGGACTCCAATCAGGGATGGTCCTAGAGTGGGTCCCGGAAGAAGAGCATCATTCAGGCTTCGTCCCTGGAACTGGTACGAACAGTTGAAGACCAGACGACTTTTCTCATTATGGCTCACTAGGTGGTGGGGTATGTACCACGATTCCTCTGTGAGTGGGGATTCCTGTGGATCCACCTTTCTGACGGCTCCCGTCTCCACCAGCTTGTGGATTGCCTCACAGTACTCGCTAGCCCGTTGGGGGTTCTTTTCCAGCCGCCTTTCCAGACTTCTGAGACTTGATAGGACGGCCTCTTTAGGTGCTCTGAGGGAGGGATATTCCCGTTTCCTCAGCAGTGGGGTTGCGTACCTGAGAACACCTGCAACATTTACTCGCCTCGTCTTATTCTCAAGGATCTCCACAGCTTCCGTATCTTGCCTTGAACGTACAACCACTTTGCTGTTTTGGTAGGGCAGCACGTCCATCTTCCAAAGCCTTTCTACATTCTGTGCCAGCTCTGTCTGAGGGGAGATACTGGTGAAAAGACACTGCCTGGTACTCGTTGTACACTGCATGAGATGAGCAGGTCCTTGTAGGGTCCATCCCAGCCTTGTGTGAACAGCTGCTGGTCCTCCTGGTGGGCCAAGTATCACCGGCTCAATTGGTGTTAGGAGATGGGGGTGATCCGCACCTATAAGTATAAGTGGCTTCACATGCTCTAAGGGCTCGAGGGGAATATCCGCCAGATGCTTGTACCCTTTCTTCAGTCGAGCAATGGGGTAGGTGTGATCTGCCAGAGCCAAGCAAGGGGAGGTAAAGGCGTCTGCAATACGAAAGGTCTTCTTAGGACTGAAAGGGGTGGAGATACTGAATGAGACCGAGGATCCCTTCAGAGTTTGAACCTCATGTCTGATTGTGCGGAGAGCCAGGTCCTCAGGCTTTCTTTGTAGGCCTAGTTTGTGAGCAGCCTCGGCGAGGAGCATTGTTCGCTCTGAGCCGTCGTCCAGAACAGCATATGTGTCTAGTGTCTTGTCTCTGTTGCGCAGAAGTACCCTGACGACTTTCAGCAGAACACGTGAATGCACCGATGGTCTGTCCAGGTAGAGTATGTCTGTTCCAGAGCTTACCAGGCAGCTCTCTGTCTTCGGCGATTCTACCCTGGGACGCATGTTGGCATCGTGCAGTATCCTTAGGTGCCTCTCCTGACACAAGTCGCAGAGCCTCTTGAGGTCACACTGGGCTGCCTGATGGGCTCGCCCACATTTCCAGCATCTCTTGTTTACTCTTATCCACTCTCTGATTTCCTCTCTGCTAAGTTTCTGAATTTCAGGGCACTTATTCAGGAAGTGGTCGTTGTTCTCACAATAAGGGCAATACGGGTTCGCCTTGCCTTTCTTAGTTGGTTTAAATGAGCTGTGACTCTCTTGCTTCCCCGTCTGACCAGGTACACGACCCTCTGCACCATGAAGTACGGTAGCTGCCGGCCGGCTGCGCCGCTTCTCTGCTTGGTAGCCTGTGGGCCCTCTGGCGGTATGGACATCAGAGAGGTTGTCATATCCTTGACACCAGGACTCATGTCTTAGCCATTCTGCAAAATCTCGTAAAGTATGAGTATGCCCAGGACCATACAGCATCTGTCGTCTGAAGTTTGCTCTCATCTCCGCAGGAAGCTTAGTGAGAAGCCGAGCCACATGAGAGCCACATCTTAGCTCCACATCACCGTCTGGTCCCAACGTCTGTAGCATGCCCACCAGTGACTGCACATTCAGTGAGAACTTTTCGAAGGCAGTTACGTCTCCTCTCTTGATCTCAGGCGTGTCCATGATGGATGCAATCCTCTTTAAGGCTACATGATGTGGTTGGCCAAACTTCTCTGTCAGGGCTGCCATTGTGTCTGTGTAAGGCAGGGGTGAGTTAATAAAGGAGTCGGCGATGAGACAGGCATCCTCAAGTTTCACATGATCCACAAGTATCTGGTACTTATAGAGCTCAGGGGCATCAGCAGGTAGCAGGTTTGTAAGAGCCAGTTTGAGCCTGGAGAACTCCATCGGGTCCTTATGGACGAAGAGGGGGATCCTTGGCGCTGGTCCCTGGTATTGTACTCGACCCAGTGACATGGATCCAGGTGAGTATGGTAGGTCTGATGAGCAGTGAGGGTGGCTCGTGTCGGCCTGGGCAGGAAACTGAGCATAGGATCGAACTCCAGTGTTGGGTGTAGGTGAGTGATATTCTGACCTTTGAGTACGAGGCTGAGCATAACCTGGAGCCCTGCTTTCTTTGTACTGAGAAGAGTCTTGTGGGGCAGAGTGCTGGCGAGCATGAGCTGGGGTGCTAAGTACTGTTTGATTTCTCATGAGCTGTAGCTCTTTCATCATCCTGTCTATGATGGTGATGACTCTGTGCTCCTCTTGGTCCCTTCTGGGCATAGGAGGGTACTCAGCAGTGGGCCATGGCGGAGGCGGTGGATCTCTATAGTACTCATCTTCATCCATAGCTGAGTAGTCATCCGTCATTGCAGGAGGGGGGATGGGCCACCGATCTGTGTACGATTTCTGCTGTTCTAATCTCTGAGCTTTGGTAGAGGTGGTCCATTGTTGTGGCGTCTGCCTCCTGACCTCTGTTGAATTGTCATAATAGTCCTGCTGACTTCCGTCATACCACTGACTGTAGTCTCTTTCATCATCAGTGTGATGGGCTTCAATACGGGGCGTAGAGGTTTGTGGTTGTGACAATGATAGGCTCGTGCCTCTAAGGCTCTCATCCGAGCCAGGGACAAACTCATTTCTTGTGCCAGGGGTTGCAGTCCCTCTTACATGAGACCGTGGGATCCATTCAGCCCCTCCAGGTGTGAAGGGGGGCATACTGTGTGGTGCTGGGCTAGACCTCGTTGGTGGCTTTACTCCGGTGACATAATCTTGTAAGTATGTTGGTTGTCTTATATGCCGTTTAGGCCTGACTGGCGTGGCCCATGATGCTTCATCACTCGGCTGCATTGTCCCAGCACAGCTGttatccggctcgaaggaccaTAAAATGTAGCGAAGGCTGACCTGAAGTGTAGGGGCTAGTTGCGTATGGATATAACAGTGTACCAGGGTGTCGGTCAGAACACAACAGACAGAGAGATTAATCAACTTGAGCCTTTTATTCGGCACACCAGAGAACATGTATCAGAGGGGAGAGCCAACATTCACTATGTAAGAGGAAGCACACAGCAGAACTCTGAATGAGAGCACAACTTAAAGAAGAGCAGAGCAGGCGTTGATGTGGGTCATGATAATGGTTGCAGTGGTCCTTTAACAGGGCAGTGCACAGGCTGAGGGATGCTCCTTTAATAGAGGCAAGTCAGAGCTGTATGCATGGGCTTTGTAGTAATG belongs to Paramisgurnus dabryanus chromosome 2, PD_genome_1.1, whole genome shotgun sequence and includes:
- the LOC141281541 gene encoding uncharacterized protein, producing the protein MFSGVPNKRLKLINLSVCCVLTDTLVHCYIHTQLAPTLQVSLRYILWSFEPDNSCAGTMQPSDEASWATPVRPKRHIRQPTYLQDYVTGVKPPTRSSPAPHSMPPFTPGGAEWIPRSHVRGTATPGTRNEFVPGSDESLRGTSLSLSQPQTSTPRIEAHHTDDERDYSQWYDGSQQDYYDNSTEVRRQTPQQWTTSTKAQRLEQQKSYTDRWPIPPPAMTDDYSAMDEDEYYRDPPPPPWPTAEYPPMPRRDQEEHRVITIIDRMMKELQLMRNQTVLSTPAHARQHSAPQDSSQYKESRAPGYAQPRTQRSEYHSPTPNTGVRSYAQFPAQADTSHPHCSSDLPYSPGSMSLGRVQYQGPAPRIPLFVHKDPMEFSRLKLALTNLLPADAPELYKYQILVDHVKLEDACLIADSFINSPLPYTDTMAALTEKFGQPHHVALKRIASIMDTPEIKRGDVTAFEKFSLNVQSLVGMLQTLGPDGDVELRCGSHVARLLTKLPAEMRANFRRQMLYGPGHTHTLRDFAEWLRHESWCQGYDNLSDVHTARGPTGYQAEKRRSRPAATVLHGAEGRVPGQTGKQESHSSFKPTKKGKANPYCPYCENNDHFLNKCPEIQKLSREEIREWIRVNKRCWKCGRAHQAAQCDLKRLCDLCQERHLRILHDANMRPRVESPKTESCLVSSGTDILYLDRPSVHSRVLLKVVRVLLRNRDKTLDTYAVLDDGSERTMLLAEAAHKLGLQRKPEDLALRTIRHEVQTLKGSSVSFSISTPFSPKKTFRIADAFTSPCLALADHTYPIARLKKGYKHLADIPLEPLEHVKPLILIGADHPHLLTPIEPVILGPPGGPAAVHTRLGWTLQGPAHLMQCTTSTRQCLFTSISPQTELAQNVERLWKMDVLPYQNSKVVVRSRQDTEAVEILENKTRRVNVAGVLRYATPLLRKREYPSLRAPKEAVLSSLRSLERRLEKNPQRASEYCEAIHKLVETGAVRKVDPQESPLTEESWYIPHHLVSHNEKSRLVFNCSYQFQGRSLNDALLPGPTLGPSLIGVLLRLREHAVAVSGDIRSMFHQVRLLPEDCSLLRFLWRDMKRNEPPDIFEWQVLPFGTACSPCCAIFALQKHAREHGGPDERVRNSVEQCFYVDNCLQSVSTAEEAKELVDQIREVLAAGGFEIRQWACNVPDVLKHLPGEARSDGMERWLSHNESGMAEPTLGLSWHWETDTLGYKSRPLDYGSLTMRNVYKVLARQYDPLGFISPFTTRAKLIVQSMWDGPRDWDDPIIPPDLQKAWMEWESELPLLSRITLPRPYAPAHTEQSLVSRQIHVFSDASEKAYGAVSYLRTEDGEGRVYLGFLAARSRVAPRRQCSIPRLELCGALSAAQLAQTIEKELSIKTDRTILWSDSTTVLTWLKSESCRFKVFVGTRIAEIQELTEQSEWRYVDSAQNPADDVTRGKTLAELAMPNRWSQGPTFLLKEPDKWPSWPCSETNQDLSEYKKVTTCGVMNRADRPETLPVHSYLTWKDMVKSVAQQSHGAANQEPLTAADYKNAEMMIFRKVQSECFPEEMHHLKAGKALLKSSRILSLSPELDPDEDIIRVGGRLRRAEELDPSFKHPIVLDPSHSATKLLIQDYDSRLCHPGSERVFAELRRTFWVLRGREAIRKVQHQCEECRRWKSKPSIPKMSDLPAARLRLHKPPFFSTGVDCFGPFHVKLGRRSEKRWGIIYKCLTTRAVHLDILHSMDVDSFLMSLRRFVARRGNPAELYSDQGTNFRAGERELYESFNSMSSDLQRILAAQKIDFRFNPPAAPHFGGTWEREIKSVKSALNTVIGAQSISEEVLHTTLLEVEAILNAKPLGYTSSDVADLDAVTPNVLLMGRLDGSLPPVVYQKSEKLSKRRWRHCQVMADHFWSRFIRDYLPSLQKRGKWHDTPLDLTVDSVVLLMDPQFPRALWPVGRVVKVHRSADGHVRSADVQVKDKIYTRPVARLITLPVIPDDNDDIHGAKPSSD